One genomic window of Monodelphis domestica isolate mMonDom1 chromosome 1, mMonDom1.pri, whole genome shotgun sequence includes the following:
- the LOC130457357 gene encoding YTH domain-containing protein 1-like: EEERDAARKDEEDGGEQEEPEERSARDLRSEAGGSFSETLSFPEGSATAGSSTDGSEEKKQGRKRARGIASIVFRRSPSCASESSADPTRRLRYILRDARFFLIKSSNRENISLAKARGIWSTLPANEKKLNAAFRSARNVILIFSVTESGAFQGFARLCSESHHGGPPIHWVLPEGMNLKTLGGVFRIAWICRHELPFTKCVHLTNALNGHKPVKIGRDGQEVDLECATELCLLFPPDEGVDLYQVMGDRHHQVRVLSPLRSRGLPPRREADRDARRRRRSEDDEVHNSRKRPRMDYAPGFRERPARREDARHPAADRRFSGVARGVFMKGSYEDDLRAFHNSRPPRPMRDMSPGRGRGQPSYRAGHQQRALPFQDSRSGRRPVPQEARHRGQPACDSDRRVEDFLRETRAIFGSQRRRPREWDRPGECDSSPYGRRDREVCEASTRDHHLPLLLFRKTPRGGFDIFCGMRDSSS; the protein is encoded by the exons gaggaagagagggatgctgcgagaaaagatgaagaagatggaggggagcaggaagagCCCGAAGAGAGAAGCGCCCGGGATCTTCGAAGCGAAGCCGGTGGCTCTTTTTCTGAGACTCTATCTTTCCCAGAAGGGTCAGCCACCGCTGGTTCTAGCACTGAtggatcagaggagaaaaagcaaggaaggaagagagcccgAGGCATAGCTTCAATTGTTTTTCGCAGAAGTCCAAGTTGTGCATCGGAATCATCTGCAG ACCCCACGAGGAGGCTTCGATATATTCTGCGGGATGCGAGATTCTTCCTCATAAAGAGCAGCAACCGTGAAAACATCTCCCTTGCCAAAGCCAGGGGTATATGGTCGACCCTGccagcaaatgaaaagaaactgaatgctgCATTCCGATCTGcaagaaatgtcattttgatattttccgtGACAGAGAGTGGAGCTTTTCAAGGCTTTGCGAGACTCTGTTCAGAATCCCACCACGGAGGACCTCCTATACATTGGGTTTTGCCTGAAGGCATGAATCTTAAGACCCTTGGAGGGGTCTTCAGAATTGCCTGGATTTGCAGGCACGAATTGCCCTTCACCAAATGTGTTCACCTTACCAACGCTTTGAATGGACATAAGCCAGTTAAAATTGGACGTGACGGTCAGGAAGTTGACCTCGAATGTGCAACGGAGCtatgtctcctctttccccccgaTGAAGGCGTTGACCTGTATCAGGTCATGGGTGACAGGCACCACCAGGTAAGAGTGCTTTCACCCTTGCGTTCCAGAGGACTTCCACCCCGCCGAGAAGCGGACCGGGATGCGAGAAGGCGTCGTCGGTCAGAAGATGACGAGGTTCATAACAGCAGGAAGAGACCGAGGATGGACTACGCCCCTGGGTTTCGTGAGAGACCAGCGCGTAGGGAGGACGCACGCCATCCAGCAGCGGACAGAAGATTTTCAGGAGTTGCCAGAGGTGTTTTCATGAAGGGCTCCTACGAGGATGACCTGAGAGCATTTCACAACAGCAGGCCACCAAGGCCAATGCGGGACATGTCCCCTGGTCGAGGAAGGGGACAGCCTTCCTACCGCGCTGGCCACCAGCAGCGTGCTCTCCCTTTCCAGGACTCTCGGTCAGGACGTCGACCTGTGCCACAGGAAGCAAGACACAGAGGTCAACCAGCATGTGATTCTGATAGGCGCGTAGAGGACTTCCTGCGTGAAACACGAGCTATCTTTGGCTCTCAGAGACGGAGACCCCGTGAATGGGATCGACCCGGAGAATGTGATAGTTCCCCATATGGCCGGAGAGACAGGGAG